DNA from Deltaproteobacteria bacterium:
GGGAAGACCGGCTTATCGGCATCGGTTATTCTTCCCCGGAGTGCCTTTACAAAAAGTGTTAGAGCCAGAGCCCCGATGATGGCACACATCCAGAAGGGTAAAAAGTTAATCCCTATGCCCATCTTCATCGTTCTCTCTAATTTGGATGACTCGATCATCCCGAGAAGCGACATTCCCATGAGGATTATACTTACGATGATCAGCCCCTTTTTCATAGAAAGACCCTCTCCCCTTGGCGGACAAGAATGCCCGGAGGGGAGGTATAAACTTCCCCTCCGGCGAGGCATCCTATTTGATTGCCCCCATTTCCTTCATGACCCGGGTGCAGGCCTCATTGTTGGCCTCCCACAGCTTGCCGGTCTCCGCACTGTTTTTGTAATCCCAGGTCAGCATATTCTCCTGGATATATTTTTCCTTCCACATCTTGGATTCGGCCAGCTTGCGGAAAAGCTCTTCGTAGAAGCGAATCGCTTCGGGGGCAAGATCCTTGGGGGCCGCAATGCTGCGGACCTGCTGGAACGTGGCGTTGATTCCCAGCTCTCGCAGCGTGGGGATGTCCGGCACCGCCGCCATCCGTTTCTCGCTGGCCACGGCCAGGATGCGCACCTTCTTGGCTTCCACCTGGGCCAGGGCTTCTCCCGGGTTGGGATAGAACATGTCCAGATTTCCTCCCAGGAGAGCCACCATGGCTTCCCCCCCGCTCTTGAAGGGGATATAGTTGAACTTCACGCCGGCCGCTTTTTCGATCATATGGGAGATGAGGGCATCCGTTCCGGGGGCGTAGGTGCCGCCGGTGTTGATCTGTCCCGGCCTTTTCTTGGCATCGGCGATGAGGTCCTTCATCGTCTTGTACGGCGAATCGGCCTTCACGGTGACGAAGAAGTCATCATAGGCGAGATTGACCAGGGGAGTGAAGTCCTTGTAGGTGTACTTGGATTTGCCCAGAAGCGGGGTGGTGAGAAAACTGGTGGTCGCGGTAAGCCAGAAATGGGGGTCGCCCTTTTTCCCCGCCACGTAGGCAAAGGCTATGGCTCCGCCGCCTCCGGGTCGATTGACTACCGCGATCGTGTGAGTGAAAAGTTTTTCCTTTACAATTATACTCTGCATCATGCGGGCCATGATATCACTACCCCCTCCGGCTGCGGCATGGCAGACGAATTCTATGGGCTTGGTGAGAAATTTTTGCCCCAGTGATTCATTCGGGACAAGAAACAAAATAGCCAGAAATAAAACTAACGGCAAGAATAATAACCCTCTTCCTTTTTTCATGTTTCCCTCCTTTTTCTCATGGATTTTCGTCTTCCCTTACTCTATGGCTTGGCCAAGATATTTATTGGGCGGCTATGGGGCCCATCGTAATTAAATTGTATGGGAATTTCCTTTTTGGACACGGATGTACACAGAAAGTCGCTTGGCGCTTAGCGCTATGCGCATAGCGTCTTTTTTGTTTCTGCGGTTATCTGCGTCCTATTAAATTTTGAAAAAATGTTTGAGCCAAAAAGGGATAAATGATAAGAAGCTTTTTACCCGTTGGGTTACCATCGATTCACCGTATAAAGAGGGACGAGATCATGGAGCATTTCTTGGGAACGATGGGGGTTGTAGATCCCGCAGGTGCAGGGGGCGGCCAAAATAATGCTTCCTTCCCATAGAGCGAGTCTTCCTTTCTTTATCCTGCGGATTACATCCCGGACCAGGGCTGGCGAAACCATCCCATGGCCGCACATGGTGGTGAACTGGCGGATGTCCGGAGGAGGGAGTCGATCTGTGCGCCCATGGATCCCGAGGGAAAGATTGATGGTGTGCGGGTTCAAGTTGATCTCGGCAGCCATTTCCCGAACCTGGTCGATGAGACCGCTTACGACCACCGAAATCCCCTCGTCCAGTTTCTTGATCCCGACCAGGGCCTCCTTCAACTTTTCCCGGTTGTTGAAGGCGGAGTAGATGCGGGCCCCGTCCTTGATGCTTTCCAGCACTTCCTCCGGGCGGACGCCACTGTAAAGGTTGCGTCGGAGGGTGGAGACGATCATGTTCGAAGGTGCCTCCAGGTAAAGGAGCTCCATGATCCGGCGCACTTTCGGGCCGCTCCCATTATAGTTGAACCCCCGTGCCGGATAGATGAAAAGAGCGTAGTCCCGCTCCAGTGAACTGATGGTTCCTTCGCGATGCAAGCTGTGGGTCATGAGTTCTTCCTTTCCCAAGCCCGTCCCAGGCCCAGGTTGATTTTGGCATTGGGCCGCCAGGACAACCCTTCTGATTCAATGATCTCCAAAACTTCCGGAGGAACTGTAAGCCCCGGTTCCAGCAGCGTGTAAACATCCAAGCAAAAAACGCTGTCCACTTCCCGGGCCACCTCCTTAATCGTACGCAAAATATGTCGGAGCCGATCGCGCTTCACCTGAATTTCGATGATGGCGCTTAGCACCCGTTCCCCCATCAGCTCCGGTTTCAGGTCGCCAGTCGAGTGGTCTTGAATCATGTCTTGGAAAGGGTTGTTGGGTTCGATTTCATGAATCCCTGCTCGGGCCAGGGCCCGGGTGATCTTCTGGATGTTGGTCAGGTTCATGCCGATATTCGGCCGGCCCACTTCAATGGCGATTCCCACCTCGCCCGGACCAACTCGAAGAGTCACATCGTTGGTTTTTGATTCTTCGGTGCCCCGGCCCTGGATTCCCGTGAGAGCGTGGGTGGCGTTGGGATCGCTGAAATATTTTCGCAGCGCCCGGGGGTAATCGTAGACCTGGGGGGAGTCTTCAATAGCCTCCACCGGACAGATTTCTGCCCGAAGGCAACAGCCGCATTCATAGCAGACTTCTTGATCCACCGCGCTTTTCAGGTCTTGAAAGTGGATGGCATGGGTCGGGCAGTAGGGATGGCAGCGCCCACAACCGACGCAAATTTCCTGGCGAATGATCATGAAAGCATCTCCTTGGGGAAAAGAATTCGGGCTCGCCGTCGCTGTCTCTTGGAGGACGGAAGGAGTTGGTAAAAAACCCGGGATTGAGGTTTT
Protein-coding regions in this window:
- a CDS encoding tripartite tricarboxylate transporter substrate binding protein, which translates into the protein MKKGRGLLFLPLVLFLAILFLVPNESLGQKFLTKPIEFVCHAAAGGGSDIMARMMQSIIVKEKLFTHTIAVVNRPGGGGAIAFAYVAGKKGDPHFWLTATTSFLTTPLLGKSKYTYKDFTPLVNLAYDDFFVTVKADSPYKTMKDLIADAKKRPGQINTGGTYAPGTDALISHMIEKAAGVKFNYIPFKSGGEAMVALLGGNLDMFYPNPGEALAQVEAKKVRILAVASEKRMAAVPDIPTLRELGINATFQQVRSIAAPKDLAPEAIRFYEELFRKLAESKMWKEKYIQENMLTWDYKNSAETGKLWEANNEACTRVMKEMGAIK
- a CDS encoding 4Fe-4S binding protein, giving the protein MIIRQEICVGCGRCHPYCPTHAIHFQDLKSAVDQEVCYECGCCLRAEICPVEAIEDSPQVYDYPRALRKYFSDPNATHALTGIQGRGTEESKTNDVTLRVGPGEVGIAIEVGRPNIGMNLTNIQKITRALARAGIHEIEPNNPFQDMIQDHSTGDLKPELMGERVLSAIIEIQVKRDRLRHILRTIKEVAREVDSVFCLDVYTLLEPGLTVPPEVLEIIESEGLSWRPNAKINLGLGRAWERKNS